The bacterium genome has a segment encoding these proteins:
- a CDS encoding zinc ABC transporter substrate-binding protein, with product MHYVEVRPSYMVKMRDADIVFKIGLELDTWIDKIIDGSRNSKLKKIDCSMYITPVEVPTFHADASHGDLHRFGNPHYWLSPANVEPITHAILDGLSSVDPANSGVFAQNRDKFLKNLNSELPAIKALAAPLAGIEIVTYHNSWPYFADYFEIKLAGFIEKFSGVAPSPSHMGDMIELVKKQQIKIIAIEPYFEKRVPQRIAESSGAKVVVLYPSIGGREQGRVVH from the coding sequence TTGCATTATGTCGAGGTACGTCCGAGCTATATGGTCAAGATGCGCGACGCGGACATTGTCTTCAAGATTGGCCTTGAACTCGACACTTGGATCGACAAAATCATTGACGGTTCACGAAATAGCAAACTCAAAAAGATTGACTGCTCGATGTATATTACGCCAGTGGAAGTGCCTACTTTCCACGCTGATGCTTCACATGGCGACTTACACCGATTCGGCAATCCTCACTATTGGCTTTCGCCCGCCAATGTAGAACCGATAACGCACGCAATTCTCGATGGTCTATCAAGTGTTGACCCTGCGAATTCTGGAGTCTTCGCACAAAATCGCGATAAGTTCCTCAAGAATCTGAATTCCGAGCTCCCGGCAATCAAGGCGCTCGCCGCGCCATTGGCAGGAATCGAAATCGTCACTTACCACAATTCATGGCCGTACTTCGCAGACTATTTCGAAATCAAACTGGCAGGATTCATTGAGAAGTTCTCTGGGGTTGCGCCGTCACCGTCTCATATGGGAGACATGATTGAACTGGTTAAGAAACAGCAGATCAAAATAATCGCGATTGAGCCATACTTTGAGAAACGCGTTCCGCAGCGCATTGCCGAGTCATCGGGAGCAAAGGTAGTGGTACTGTATCCCTCTATTGGCGGGCGTGAGCAAGGACGAGTCGTACATTGA
- a CDS encoding metal ABC transporter permease: protein MGFELDSSVAYFFSLAFALLGAVIFAFTREIEGKIPQEAIIGIAYAVSAAAAIMAVSHSPEGAEHIKYLLIGSILTVTPLVVLKTAVVYTLVGTFHWIYFKKFAALTFGGGDVPKNRRLWDFLFYASFGVVVTSSVKICGVLLVFIFLVVPSVFAALTTNGIAKHLILGWMFGLVGSVLGLLLSFWIDTPPGATIVCTFGAMLLLYGGLRLVMGGRTVC from the coding sequence TTGGGTTTCGAGCTTGACAGTAGTGTCGCGTACTTCTTTTCTCTCGCCTTTGCGCTCTTGGGCGCCGTGATTTTCGCATTCACCCGTGAGATAGAAGGCAAGATCCCCCAAGAGGCGATCATTGGTATCGCATATGCTGTGAGTGCTGCGGCGGCAATCATGGCAGTGAGCCATTCTCCAGAAGGCGCTGAGCATATCAAGTATCTTCTGATCGGGAGCATTCTGACTGTGACGCCGCTCGTTGTTCTCAAAACTGCAGTCGTCTACACGCTCGTTGGTACTTTTCACTGGATCTACTTCAAGAAGTTTGCTGCGCTGACATTTGGAGGTGGGGACGTGCCGAAGAACCGACGCCTTTGGGATTTCTTATTTTATGCATCTTTCGGCGTCGTTGTAACCAGTTCGGTCAAGATCTGCGGTGTTCTGCTGGTATTCATCTTCTTGGTGGTACCATCAGTTTTCGCCGCATTGACAACCAACGGCATAGCCAAGCATTTGATTTTGGGTTGGATGTTCGGTTTGGTTGGTTCAGTGCTAGGACTGCTGCTTTCATTCTGGATCGACACACCGCCGGGCGCGACAATCGTATGCACGTTCGGTGCAATGTTGTTGCTGTATGGCGGACTTAGGTTAGTAATGGGAGGGAGAACTGTCTGTTAG